A window of Columba livia isolate bColLiv1 breed racing homer unplaced genomic scaffold, bColLiv1.pat.W.v2 Scaffold_140, whole genome shotgun sequence contains these coding sequences:
- the LOC135577797 gene encoding olfactory receptor 14A16-like, with translation MSNSSSITQFLLLPFTDTRELQLLHFWLFLGIYLAALLGNGLIITTIAWDQHLHTPMYFFLLNLALLDLGSISTIVPMSMANSLWNTRAISYTGCAAQMFLFLFLASAEYWLLTIMSYDRYVAICKPLHYGTLLGSRACVHMAAAAWATGFLNALLHTANTFSLALCKGNALGQFFCELPQILKLSCSDTYLREVWLLVISFSVAFGCFVFIVVSYVQILRAVLRIPSEQGRHKAFSTCLPHLAVVSLFLSTVMFACLKPPSISSPSQDLVVSVLYSVVPPTVNPLIYSMRNKEIKDSVWQLMNGCFLKQ, from the coding sequence atgtccaacagcagctccatcacccagttcctcctcctgccgttcacagacacacgggagctgcagctcttgcacttctggctcttcctgggcatctacctggctgccctcctgggcaacggcctcatcatcaccaccatagcctgggaccagcacctccacacccccatgtacttcttcctgctcaacctcgccctcctcgacctgggctccatctccaccattgtccccatgtccatggccaattccctctggaacaccagggccatctcctacacaggatgtgctgcccaaatgtttctgtttctctttttagcttcagcagaatattggctcctcaccatcatgtcgtacgaccgctacgttgccatctgcaaacccctgcactacgggaccctcctgggcagcagagcttgtgtccacatggcagcagctgcctgggccactgggtttctcaatgctctgctgcacacggccaatacattttcactggccctgtgcaagggcaatgccctgggccagttcttctgtgaacttccccagatcctcaagctctcctgctcagacacctacCTCAGGGAAGTCTGGCTTCTTGTGATTTCTTTCTCAGTggcatttggctgttttgtgttcatcgtggtgtcctatgtgcagatcttgagggccgtgctgaggatcccctctgagcagggacggcacaaagccttttccacctgcctccctcacctggccgtggtctccctgttcctcagcactgtcatgtttgcctgcctgaagcccccctctatatcctccccatcccaggacctggtggtgtctgttctgtactctgTGGTGCCTCCaacagtgaaccccctcatctacagtaTGAGGAACAAGGAGATCAAGGATTCAGTGTGGCAACTAATGAATggctgttttctgaagcaataa